The Colletotrichum destructivum chromosome 7, complete sequence genome contains the following window.
GTTCCTCCATCATCGGACCGTTTCTCATTCTGGATGTTGTCGTTGCTGACTAGGGACCTCCACGTAGCAGTCTCGGCCCAATGACCCTAAAAGTTCAGACGAGAGACGGAAGCCTGTTGCTTAGTTGGATTTGGGAGTCGTgagcctcctcgtcggccttctGCACCAGCCCTTGCTTGAACTGCaacccttcctcctcgagtCAGCAAAGCCGATGGTCTCCTGTTTCGGCGTTACTGCTGGGATCCTCGCCACGGCCAGATCAAGTAAAACTGTGATTTACCGGAAGCATTAGGCAAAACGATACGATCCCCATGCATGCGACGTGGCAGCTCATCATGAATGAATGACACAGAAGCCTCGGCACAAAGCAGGacacaaacaaacaaaccaGCCATCGTCCTCTAACATCAATCTCTTCTCTTGCTCTTTCGCGTCGTAACTAGAGGATTGCGGCAACCTTGGGGATAGACAGAGACTGCTTTGATCATCGTCGCAGCGCACGTCTCGGCAATGTGTAACATGGACGGACTTGGGCGACCAGAGTGTGCAGCCGCTCCGTCTACCTCTCTCCACGTCAGGAGTCAAACTTGAGATTGGTACGATCCAAGCGGTCGGCAGTCCACGAGCCGGAAGCTAAAGAAGCCTCGTAGAATATTCCGTGGCGGCTCTCGCCCGATGTATCTGACATAAATACAACTTACGATGCCAGTCGCCAACTCGACGCTCCCCAAGCTAGCACCCCCATCTCTCGCTTTCAGCTTTGCCTTCTTTCGCTTCCAACACCAAATCTTGGCCGGTCTGACTTTCGGGCGGACTCCGATTCGTTCCAGTCGTTTTCTCACTCTTGCCTTTCGTCGTTTCTGATCTAGAGCCGTTGCAGCTATGAGGACCGCGTCTCTCAttgccgccctcgtggcGGGCATTGCTCTCGCTCGTCCTGGCATGGACATCAAGAAGCTGATAGCCGACGCCCAGCTGCAGATCCGTCAGATTGGTGGCGGTGGCCCTTCGACAGAGCTGATCGGCGACCTCATCGAACTCCGCGAGCGCGAACTGACAGCGACCGGGGCCGCCATCAGGGATATCTTGATCACCGAGGCCTCGGGCCAGGATGTGGATACCTTTTACGACGATTCTGAATTAGCACCGAAGGGCTCCGAGGAGTGCGAGAGTGACGATTGTTGCATTTGGAAGTacatcgccgacgacctggccAAGCAGATGGTGGGCACTGCCGGCCGGTGCAACAGCGTCGCCCGCGGCGCCATCCGCCTTGGTttccacgacgccgccgcctggtccaagtcgacgggcggcacaggcgccgacggctccatcatcatcgccaacgaGTGCAAGACGCGCTCCGACAACAAGGGCCTTGAGGAGATCTGCGACATGACGGCGACCTGGTTTGCCAAGTACAAGAAGTTCGGCATCAGCATGGCAGACTTGATCCAGTTGTCCGCCAACGTCGCAACGGTCTCATGTCCTCTCGGCCCTCGCGTCCGCACTTTTATCGGCCGCAAGGACTCATCCACCCCCGCCACCAAGAACCTCCTCCCCGATCCCTCGGACAGCTCCGCCAAGCTGTTCAAACTGTTTGGGGAGAAGTCCTTCACGCCCGCCGGTCTCGTGGCCCTCCTGGGTGCCCACAGCACCAGCCAGCAACGCTTTGTCGACCCTTCGCGTGCCGACTCGCCCCAGGATAGCACGCCAGGCACGTGGGACATTGCCTTCTATCAGCAGACGctcaaccccaacgcgccgcccgccgtctTCAAATTCCAGAGCGACATCCACGTGTCCCTGGACCCCGAGACGAACGAGGTCTGGAGAATGTTTGCAGCGGGGCCGCGCGGTCAAGCCGTGTGGAACCAGGTATGGAAAAAGCTTTCCCGTCACACCTTCGTCCCATCTGATATAACCTTGTTTTCGACCTAACACCTAAAATTCAGGCCTATGCGTCCGAGTACGTTCGCATGTctctcctcggcgtcaacaacatcaacgacCTGACGGAGTGCACAAAGGTCTTGCCGCCTTTCCGCCCTGCCTTTGAGCAGCCTGACCAAgacatcctcgacaaggtcatGGGCTCCGTCATCAACTCGGACCTCGTCAAGCAGGCGTTGGAGAAGGGCGACAAGATTCCTCCCGCCGCATTGTCTAACCCGTAATGCCGAGTCCTGTATCGGGAGCGTACATAATTATTCACCATTCTCTATTCTTCTTCCATAACCAGATTCCCTTTTCTTCTACCATGCCAGCTTGTTAAATATATCTTGCACGTATAACAGTACCAGGGCGTTTCGAGGGTATCGCGTATCATCGCATGCATAGCGGGTACAAAAAGAGAGTCACGACACAAACCATGGGCCGAGGCTGGCCGGAGCCAGGCGTGTACCAGGAGGCTGAAGCATACTCTTGTTGTTCTGTGACGATAGTTTACTTGTAattcttttctctttcctttccttttcttccatCTCATAAGACATCAAAGTAGACGGCAATTGTAGTTGTTCCTAACGATCCATTCTCAACTTCTGCTCAGTATTACGAGGCAAGCTTGCAAGAATTATGTCAACGGTTGGCACGGCTCTCTCGCTGAGCACTCCCTTCTGGTAGCCGAAGGTGGGATGCAAAGCCCGATTCAGATCACCTGGCGGTGTTGCCACGCGAACCTTGGCCCGAGCCAGCGGGGGGTTTGTTTCGTTCTGTTAAAGTTCTGTAACGAGGCCAAGGGGACCCAGGGCCGAACGCACAC
Protein-coding sequences here:
- a CDS encoding Putative hem peroxidase, peroxidase, active, heme-binding peroxidase Ccp1; this encodes MRTASLIAALVAGIALARPGMDIKKLIADAQLQIRQIGGGGPSTELIGDLIELRERELTATGAAIRDILITEASGQDVDTFYDDSELAPKGSEECESDDCCIWKYIADDLAKQMVGTAGRCNSVARGAIRLGFHDAAAWSKSTGGTGADGSIIIANECKTRSDNKGLEEICDMTATWFAKYKKFGISMADLIQLSANVATVSCPLGPRVRTFIGRKDSSTPATKNLLPDPSDSSAKLFKLFGEKSFTPAGLVALLGAHSTSQQRFVDPSRADSPQDSTPGTWDIAFYQQTLNPNAPPAVFKFQSDIHVSLDPETNEVWRMFAAGPRGQAVWNQAYASEYVRMSLLGVNNINDLTECTKVLPPFRPAFEQPDQDILDKVMGSVINSDLVKQALEKGDKIPPAALSNP